One window from the genome of Epinephelus fuscoguttatus linkage group LG3, E.fuscoguttatus.final_Chr_v1 encodes:
- the med28 gene encoding mediator of RNA polymerase II transcription subunit 28, giving the protein MASSMSGMFSGQQPPGAHPVGGPGGPGQPGFPGTVTRPPGNNTLVDELEASFEACFASLVSQDYVNGTDQEEIRTGVDQCIQKFLDVARQTECFFLQKRLQLSVQKPEQVVKEDVSELRNELQRKELLVQKHLTKLHHWQQVLEDVSVQHRKPSDLPPPGPLAFLEQASASLPPAPLKPN; this is encoded by the exons ATGGCATCTTCCATGAGTGGGATGTTCTCCGGTCAGCAACCGCCCGGTGCGCATCCTGTCGGGGGTCCCGGTGGACCGGGCCAGCCGGGTTTCCCCGGTACCGTTACCAGACCTCCGGGAAACAACACGCTGGTGGACGAACTGGAGGCTTCCTTCGAG GCATGTTTTGCATCTCTGGTAAGCCAAGACTATGTTAATGGAACTGACCAGGAGGAGATTCGAACTG GTGTTGACCAGTGCATACAGAAGTTTCTGGATGTGGCTCGACAGACAGAGTGCTTCTTCCTACAGAAAAGGCTTCAGTTGTCTGTGCAGAAACCAGAGCAGGTGGTGAAAGAG GATGTGTCAGAGTTACGTAATGAGCTACAGAGGAAAGAATTGCTTGTTCAGAAACACTTGACCAAACTGCACCACTGGCAACAAGTGCTTGAGGATGTGAGCGTTCAGCACAGAAAACCCTCAGACCTCCCTCCTCCTGGACCGCTCGCCTTTCTGGAGCAGGCCTCTGCGAGTCTGCCCCCTGCCCCTTTAAAACCAAACTAA